A genomic stretch from Melospiza georgiana isolate bMelGeo1 chromosome 29, bMelGeo1.pri, whole genome shotgun sequence includes:
- the DAZAP2 gene encoding DAZ-associated protein 2 produces MNGKGKAGSGPRCPQRSRRARPGAPAGVAAPLRARPFPAQPLFPAPPGYPPALPLLQPHPCPEPAYPELYRLSFVPLGAAGIPPVSPACPGASLYLPLAPPLPLGSPVAFVPLGQVCPAGPALLLEGGAGSAARLGTGGTAGVQPPPAGCPPVAAPVPVPPGAAVLLPPRKGRGPGGNGGGFGLW; encoded by the exons atgaACGGCAAAGGCAAGGCCGGGTCGGGCCCTCGGTGCCCTCAGCGGAgccgccgggcccggccgggaGCGCCGGCCGGGGTCGCGGCGCCTTTAAGGGCGC GGCCgttcccagcccagcccctgttCCCGGCCCCCCCCGGGTACCCCCCggctctgcccctgctgcagccgcacccctgccctgagcccgccTACCCCGAG CTCTACCGCCTCAGCTTTGTCCCCCTGGGTGCCGCTGGCatcccccccgtgtccccagcgTGCCCAGGTGCGTCCCTGTACCTGCCCCTGGCGCCGCCCCTGCCCCTGGGCTCCCCCGTGGCCTTtgtgcccctgggccaggtgtGCCCGGCAGGACCcgctctgctgctggaggggggcgcgggcagcgccgccaggctgggcacaggtgGCACCGCTGGCGTCCAG CCGCCGCCCGCCGGGTGCCCCCCGGTTGCCgccccggtgccggtgccgcccGGAGCCGCCGTCCTGCTGCCCCCGCGCAAGGGGCGCGGCCCGGGGGGAAACGGGGGCGGCTTCGGCCTCTGGTGA
- the SMAGP gene encoding small cell adhesion glycoprotein, which translates to MEGDRPHLSSDPTTPYLRKAPTPPGHEDADTAVIAVVITLVFLTLLTVLVVIGVYLYRNQGSYLTYEQPEPDATPREEPPAKDKEEYFI; encoded by the exons ATGGAGGGAGATCGGCCCCACCTGAGCTCAG ACCCGACCACGCCGTACCTGAGGAAGGCTCCGACCCCTCCTGGCCATGAGGACGCCGACACCGCCGTGATCGCAG TGGTGATCACCCTGGTGTTCCTGACCCTGCTCACCGTGCTGGTGGTGATTGGAGTTTACCTGTACCGGAACCAGGGCTCCTACCTCACCTACGAGCAGCCCGAGCCCGACGCCACCCCGAGGGAGGAGCCTCCAGCCAAGGACAAGGAGGAATATTTCATCTAA
- the BIN2 gene encoding LOW QUALITY PROTEIN: bridging integrator 2 (The sequence of the model RefSeq protein was modified relative to this genomic sequence to represent the inferred CDS: inserted 2 bases in 1 codon; deleted 1 base in 1 codon), whose translation MAEGRGGSAGLFARQVQKRFSRAQEKVLQKLGKTVETKDEQFEQSAYNFQLQQNEGHKLYKELKGFVGAVRVMHESSRRVAETLQDIYSPEWDGHEELRAIADSNDLLWEDYEAKLVDQALRLMENYLAQFGDFKERIAKRGRKLVDYDSARHHLEALQSAKKKDEAKIAKXSALPGTAPAWGWGQSPGRGDNAMTSPVPPQAEEEFNRAQAVFEELNRDLREELPVLYGSRLACYVTVFQNISNLRDVFYKEMSKLNRDLYEVMSKLEKQHSSKVFIIKGVPSNRRSLVISAPVSPPAMFPCPDKAPVLDAEVTPGSPGGGGAATDTDTESAAPAEPGAVSPGPPPASPASGGSLDTASVSSEESAEQATAVTGSVSSEGTPEEVTAVTGSVSSEGTPEEATAVTGSVSSEGTPEEVTAVTGSVSSEGTPEPGPGRDSETPEQATAVTGSASIKEPPEEVTAVTGSVSPEEPPEPISDPDSLSPGPEPPATAAEPGGDIGARGGVEGIAASLASLVVSEAIAQAAGTLSAAPGTAAGTAGDSAATSAEGRARPAVSPSPAAAVPCRVPGPAACPREPCQLGGERGQRGDTGHSAEAADAEPEGCSGTPEQDTSQDTSRDPSGAAEPPQDPPEFLSAL comes from the exons ATGGCCGAGGGCAGgggcggcagcgccgggctCTTCGCCAGGCAGGTCCAGAAACGCTTCAGCCGCGCCCAGGAGAAG GTTTTGCAAAAATTGGGCAAAACGGTGGAAACCAAAGATGAGCAGTTCGAGCAGAGCGCCTACaacttccagctgcagcag AACGAGGGTCACAAACTCTACAAGGAGCTCAAGGGGTTCGTGGGAGCCGTGAGAG TGATGCACGAGAGCTCCCGCAGAGTGGCCGAGACGCTGCAGGACATTTACAGCCCTGAGTGGGACGGGCACGAGGAGCTCCGGGCCATCGCCGAC aGCAATGACCTCCTGTGGGAGGACTACGAGGCCAAGTTGGTGGACCAAGCCCTGCGGCTCATGGAGAATTACCTGGCTCAGTTCGGCGACTTCAAG GAGCGCATCGCCAAGCGGGGCCGAAAGCTCGTGGACTACGACAGCGCCCGGCACCACctggaggctctgcagagcGCCAAGAAAAAGGACGAGGCCAAAATCGCCAA GTCGGCACTCCCCGGGACAGCTCCCGcttggggatggggacagtCCCCCGGCCGTGGGGACAACGCCATGACCTCCCCCGTCCCTCCC CAGGCCGAGGAGGAGTTCAATAGAGCCCAGGCGGTGTTCGAGGAGCTGAACAGGGACCTGCGGGAGGAGCTGCCGGTCCTGTACGGCAG CCGCCTCGCCTGTTACGTCACCGTTTTCCAGAACATCTCCAACCTCCGTGACGTCTTCTACAAAGAGATGAGCAAG CTCAACCGGGACCTGTACGAGGTGATGAGCAAGCTGGAGAAGCAGCACTCGAGCAAGGTGTTCATCATCAAAGGCGTGCCCAG CAATCGCCGCTCTCTGGTCATCTCGGCCCCCGTGAGCCCCCCGGCCATGTTCCCCTGCCCGGACAAGGCGCCCGTGCTGGACGCGGAGGTGACACCGGGGTCccccggcgggggcggcgccGCCACCGACACCGACACCGAGAGCGCCGCCCCCGCGGAGCCGGGGGCCGTGTCCCCCGGGCCCCCCCCGGCTTCGCCCGCCAGCGGCGGCTCCCTGGACACGGCCTCTGTGTCCAGCGAGGAGAGCGCGGAGCAGGCGACAGCGGTGACAGGGTCCGTGTCCAGCGAGGGGACCCCGGAGGAGGTGACAGCGGTGACAGGGTCCGTGTCCAGCGAGGGAACCCCGGAGGAGGCGACAGCGGTGACAGGGTCCGTGTCCAGCGAGGGCACCCCGGAGGAGGTGACAGCGGTGACAGGGTCCGTGTCCAGCGAGGGGACCCCGGAGCCCGGTCCCGGCCGCGACAGCGAGACCCCGGAGCAGGCGACAGCCGTGACAGGGTCGGCGTCCATCAAGGAGCCCCCAGAGGAGGTGACAGCGGTGACAGGGTCGGTGTCCCCCGAGGAGCCCCCGGAGCCCATCTCCGACCCCGACTCTCTGTCCCCTGGTCCGGAGCCACCGGCGACAGCCGCGGAGCCGGGGGGTGACATCGGGGCGCGGGGAGGGGTCGAGGGCATCGCCGCCTCCCTGGCGTCACTGGTTGTATCCGAGGCCATCGCCCAGGCCGCTGGCACGCTGTCAGCAGCGCCGGGGACAGCGGCGGGCACGGCAGGGGACAGCGCGGCCACCAGCGCCGAGGGTCGGGCGCGGCCCGCGGTGTCGCCGTCCCCAGCCGCAGCTGTCCCCTGCCgtgtccccggccccgcggcGTGTCCCCGGGAGCCGTGCCAGCTCGGCGGAgagcggggacagcgcggggacaCCGGGCACAGCGCGGAGGCGGCGGATGCCGAGCCAGAG GGCTGTTCCGGGACACCGGAGCAGGACACGAGCCAGGACACGAGCCGGGACCCCtcaggtgctgcagagccccCCCAGGATCCCCCCGAGTTCCTCAGCGCCCTCTGA
- the LOC131094443 gene encoding chymotrypsin-like elastase family member 1, which yields MMLQLVLLAALALCGRCSELDLDGMQRVVGGTEARSHSWPSQISLQYYSGGGWHHTCGGSLIRRNWVMTAAHCVSNNMQYRVVAGEHNLYSNDGTEQVFSVSRIIVHPYYNSNNVAAGYDIALFRLSSSATLNSAVQLAVLPQEGTILPNNYPCYITGWGLTRTNGQLSSVLLQAPLPVVDYQICSSASYWGSTVKNTMVCAGGDGVRSGCQGDSGGPLHCAVNGQYQVHGVTSFVSSQGCNVARKPTVFTRVSAYISWINSVIAQN from the exons ATGATGCTGCAGCTCGTGCTCCTCGCCGCGCTCGCCCTGTGCG GGCGCTGCTCCGAGCTGGATCTCGATGGCATGCAGCGGGTGGTCGGCGGCACCGAGGCGCGCTCGCACTCCTGGCCCTCCCAG ATCTCCCTGCAGTATTACTCCGGGGGCGGCTGGCACCACACCTGCGGCGGCTCCCTCATCCGCAGGAACTGGGTGATGACCGCTGCCCACTGCGTCAGCAA TAACATGCAGTACCGCGTGGTGGCCGGCGAGCACAACCTCTACAGCAACGACGGCACCGAGCAGGTCTTCAGCGTCAGCAGGATCATCGTCCACCCCTACTACAACAGCAACAACGTGGCCGCAGG CTACGACATCGCCCTGTTCCGCCTGAGCAGCTCGGCCACCCTGAACAGCGCCGTGCAGCTGGCCGTGCTGCCCCAGGAGGGCACCATCCTGCCCAACAACTACCCCTGCTACATCACGGGCTGGGGCCTGACCCGCA CCAACGGGCAGCTGTCCAGCGTCCTGCTCCAGGCCCCGCTGCCCGTCGTGGATTACCAGATCTGCTCCAGCGCGTCCTACTGGGGCTCCACCGTCAAGAACACCATGGTGTGCGCCGGCGGCGACGGCGTGCGCTCCGGCTGCCAG GGCGATTCCGGCGGTCCCCTGCACTGCGCCGTCAACGGGCAGTACCAGGTGCACGGCGTCACCAGCTTCgtctccagccagggctgcaacGTCGCCCGCAAACCCACCGTCTTCACCCGCGTCTCCGCCTACATCTCCTGGATCAACAGC gTCATCGCCCAGAACTGA